A portion of the Etheostoma cragini isolate CJK2018 chromosome 13, CSU_Ecrag_1.0, whole genome shotgun sequence genome contains these proteins:
- the sptbn4a gene encoding spectrin beta chain, non-erythrocytic 4 isoform X2 has translation MLMARDIARDEAQKLHRKWLKHQAFMAELARNKEWLAKIEQEGLELIQEKPELRLVVQQKLEEIRECWSDLESTTKAKARQLFENNKPEPAVKSYSDLDHQLSHLEQQPPQLEQAHHLPTFNEQLQKFQAMESQIGDFYKDVGELGSLQGVCLPQRGMMAGDRVGGDREASEQSGVVETRIVRLIEPLKERRRILLASKEMHQVAQDLEDEMMWIQERLPLASCKDYGNNLQVVQQHVKKNQTLQRELTGRRARVEEVLDRAGIIASLRTPEVEFVREGAAHVRQLWEVLQLETERRCVMLEATLQAQQYYSEAVKVESWLSGQKLQLVNEEKGTDEASTLQLLKAHLALEQTVETYAETVGMLSQQCQRLRELGHPESDQITKQQCHIDRLYVSLKDMVEHRKTKLEQQYWLYQLNKDVEELEKWITERETVASSTDLGQDLEDVTVLQERFTKFSSETNSIGQQRMEQVNKMVNEMIDCGHSDAATIAEWKDGLNESWADLLELMETRRQMLTASHQLHKFFTDCKEVLAQIAGKMKQLPEVRACQANITNPATLQRLMHSFEHALQLLVAQVRQLQENAAQLRTIYAGEKAEAIMVKEQEVMEAWKELLRSCEASRVQVTSVTDKVQFFSVVRENLMWMEGIMGQIVWDDPRDLTALEVMMKQHQDLKAKVDGRSKTIQQCADLGKILIAAGNPASEEIKEKLDSLLAKQRDLVEKWDRHQERLQRKQEHFQFAQETVKAEAWLKAKEPLITSKEPEGGGAQAQTDEVEQLILRHEAFRKAAVTWKERFSSLRQLSAAEKKKEEEKKTTPLSSRRMFPLSCLTPSVPATSATSSFLRQTVQAHIEPKPLQTRLDLGATPSTQRLSSTLASYKPVINGSGYQGLEQHCSGKLVSSSYLGMNHQAAGGGSDSGFSALTSQSGGADTSTYLGINHHTSGSAESSGYFGLTTGCVGGTQNHLGSGRLGSSGNIAQQPSSGGMGSPGFLPQQNMGSSGYLGHQPNLGSTGYLAQQPNMGSTGYLAQQPNMGSTGYLAQQPNMGSTGYLAQQPNMGSTGYLAQQPNMGSSGYLAQQPNVVSSGYLAQNYQSSGGLGSSGFLAQNHYSSGSLGSSGYLVQSGGIMDPKMAYAWQHLKADFMQPRINHIHKAVNPLLEASRVQREQFGDIPMADMVGPESGLELLHGRLQRDPRGSRSDPQMDHLRREREYKLGRQTSSEQEIQARLNELPLIVRQERYRRRLERQSSSEQEGSGKQRLQRQDSSDLEGSVKEGSDKRSGEKRSTMAEIVEQVQEREAANARGDPYRPGSILSAPVTRFDGRPRARDRPKPRRRPRPKEPEETRRSRSAPATGAPTTPQPPSHTAHNEGFLYRKKATTSDLEAQQRSPNSKSWVNVYCVLKEGQLTFYKDARNHTTTYNEEPPVDLSNCTFDPSMGYKKKKNVFILQINDGINFAFHAKDEEDLKAWTSNITTCIAEHEAMGTWDKPGTSSMDPDHSERKEKSEGDADARSERSELAEGEERSEKERSEKGDGSEKLDTSEIADKNEGGAGGSSTSGKSK, from the exons ATGCTGATGGCCCGAGACATAGCGCGGGACGAGGCTCAAAAGCTACACAGGAAGTGGCTGAAGCACCAGGCCTTTATGGCGGAACTGGCCCGCAATAAAGAATGGCTTGCCAAGATAGAACAG GAGGGTCTGGAGCTGATCCAGGAGAAGCCGGAGCTGCGTTTGGTCGTTCAGCAGAAGCTGGAGGAGATCAGAGAGTGCTGGAGCGACCTGGAGAGCACCACCAAGGCCAAGGCGCGCCAGCTCTTTGAAAACAACAAGCCCGAGCCGGCGGTGAAGAGCTACTCGGACTTGGACCACCAGCTCTCGCACCTGGAGCAGCAGCCCCCCCAGCTGGAGCAGGCACACCATCTGCCCACCTTCAATGAGCAACTCCAGAAATTCCAG GCTATGGAGTCTCAGATAGGGGACTTTTACAAGGATGTGGGAGAGCTGGGGAGCTTGCAAGGGGTCTGCCTACCCCAGCGAGGGATGATGGCAGGTGACAGGGTGGGCGGTGACAGGGAGGCCAGCGAGCAGTCAGGTGTGGTAGAGACCCGCATCGTCCGCCTCATTGAGCCCCTGAAGGAAAGACGCCGCATCCTGCTGGCTTCCAAGGAGATGCATCAAGTCGCCCAGGACCTGGAGGACGAGATG ATGTGGATTCAGGAGCGGCTTCCCTTGGCTTCCTGTAAGGATTATGGAAATAACCTCCAGGTTGTACAGCAGCATGTAAAAAAGAACCAG ACTCTCCAGAGGGAGCTGACGGGGCGACGCGCCCGTGTGGAGGAGGTTCTGGACCGGGCGGGGATAATTGCTTCGCTGAGGACTCCTGAGGTGGAGTTTGTGCGTGAAGGGGCGGCGCATGTGCGCCAGCTGTGGGAGGTTTTGCAgctggagacagagaggaggtgTGTGATGCTGGAGGCCACGCTGCAGGCTCAGCAGTACTACAGCGAGGCAGTCAAAGTGGAGTCCTGGCTGTCAGGTCAGAAGCTCCAGCTGGTCAATGAAGAGAAAGGCACG GACGAGGCAAGCACCCTGCAGCTGCTGAAGGCCCACCTGGCTCTTGAGCAAACGGTGGAAACATATGCAGAGACAGTAGGCATGCTATCCCAGCAATGCCAGCGTCTACGAGAACTCGGACACCCAGAAAG TGATCAGATCACCAAGCAGCAGTGCCACATAGACCGGCTGTATGTTTCTCTGAAGGACATGGTGGAGCACAGGAAGACCAAGTTAGAGCAGCAGTACTGGCTCTATCAGCTCAACAAGGACGTGGAAGAGTTAGAGAAGTGGATCACTGAGCGAGAGACGGTGGCCAGTTCCACTGACCTGGGCCAAGACCTCGAGGATGTCACG GTGCTTCAGGAGAGATTCACCAAGTTTTCCTCAGAAACCAACAGCATTGGCCAGCAGCGCATGGAGCAGGTGAATAAAATGGTTAACGAGATGATCGACTGCGGCCACTCGGACGCGGCCACCATCGCCGAGTGGAAGGACGGACTGAACGAGTCGTGGGCCGACCTCCTGGAGCTGATGGAGACGCGCAGGCAGATGCTGACAGCATCGCACCAGCTGCACAAGTTCTTCACTGACTGCAAAGAG GTCTTGGCTCAGATCGCAGGGAAGATGAAGCAGCTGCCAGAGGTGAGGGCGTGCCAAGCCAACATCACCAATCCAGCCACCCTGCAGAGACTCATGCACTCCTTTGAGCATGCCCTTCAACTGCTAGTTGCGCAG GTGAGGCAGCTGCAGGAGAACGCTGCCCAGTTGAGAACCATCTATGCTGGTGAGAAGGCGGAGGCCATCATGGTCAAAGAGCAGGAAGTGATGGAGGCCTGGAAGGAGCTGCTGAGGTCCTGTGAGGCCAGTCGCGTCCAGGTGACTTCAGTAACAGACAAGGTGCAGTTCTTCTCAGTGGTGCGTGAAAACCTGATGTGGATGGAAGGCATCATGGGGCAGATAGTATGGGATGACCCCAG GGATTTGACGGCTCTGGAAGTAATGATGAAACAACATCAGGATCTGAAAGCTAAAGTAGATGGCCGCAGCAAGACCATACAGCAGTGTGCAGATCTGGGCAAGATCCTTATAGCTGCAGGCAACCCTGCATCAGAGGAG ATAAAAGAGAAGCTGGACAGTCTCCTGGCTAAGCAAAGAGATcttgttgaaaaatgggacagaCACCAGGAAAGGTTACAGCGCA AGCAGGAACATTTCCAGTTTGCCCAGGAGACGGTAAAGGCGGAAGCCTGGCTGAAGGCCAAGGAGCCGCTGATCACCTCCAAGGAGccagagggaggaggggcccAGGCGCAAACAGACGAGGTTGAGCAACTCATCCTTCGCCACGAGGCCTTCCGCAAGGCTGCTGTAACCTGGAAAGAACGCTTCAGCTCTCTCCGCCAGCTTTCCGCA gctgagaagaaaaaagaggaggagaaaaagacaaCCCCACTCTCCAGCCGAAGGATGTTCCCATTATCATGTCTGACTCCCAGTGTTCCCGCAACAAGTGCTACCTCATCTTTCTTGAGGCAAACGGTACAGGCACATATAGAACCCAAACCCTTACAGACCAGGCTGGATCTGGGTGCCACCCCTTCAACCCAGAGGTTGTCCTCAACTCTAGCCAGCTACAAGCCAGTTATAAATGGATCAGGCTACCAAGGACTGGAACAGCATTGCAGTGGGAAGCTTGTGAGCTCCTCGTACCTTGGGATGAACCACCAGGCGGCCGGAGGTGGAAGTGATTCCGGTTTCTCGGCGCTGACCTCCCAAAGTGGTGGAGCAGACACTTCTACTTACCTTGGGATAAACCATCACACTTCTGGCAGTGCAGAGAGCTCTGGGTACTTTGGACTGACTACGGGGTGTGTGGGTGGTACGCAAAACCATCTAGGGAGTGGCAGGTTAGGAAGTTCAGGTAACATAGCTCAGCAGCCAAGCAGTGGAGGTATGGGAAGCCCTGGCTTTCTGCCTCAACAAAATATGGGCAGTTCTGGATACTTGGGACATCAACCTAATTTAGGAAGTACAGGATATTTGGCACAACAGCCTAATATGGGCAGCACTGGGTATTTGGCACAACAGCCTAATATGGGGAGCACTGGGTATTTGGCACAACAGCCTAATATGGGGAGCACTGGGTATTTGGCACAACAGCCTAATATGGGGAGCACTGGGTATTTAGCACAGCAGCCTAATATGGGGAGCTCTGGGTATTTAGCACAACAGCCTAATGTGGTGAGTTCTGGATACCTAGCGCAGAATTATCAGAGCAGTGGGGGATTGGGAAGCTCAGGCTTTCTGGCACAAAATCATTACAGCAGTGGAAGTCTGGGCAGTTCTGGATACCTGGTGCAGAGTGGTGGCATCATGGACCCTAAAATGGCGTATGCATGGCAGCACCTGAAAGCTGACTTTATGCAACCCAGGATCAACCACATCCACAAGGCTGTAAACCCCCTTCTAGAAGCCAGCAGAGTTCAGCGGGAACAGTTTGGGGACATCCCAATGGCAGACATGGTGGGGCCAGAGTCAGGGCTGGAGCTCCTCCACGGCCGTTTGCAGAGGGATCCCCGGGGCAGCCGCTCTGATCCTCAGATGGACCATCTCAGGCGAGAGAGGGAGTACAAGCTGGGTAGACAGACCTCAAGCGAACAAGAGATCCAGGCCAGGCTGAACGAACTGCCTCTGATTGTGCGTCAGGAGCGCTACCGGAGGCGCCTGGAGAGGCAGTCGTCCAGCGAACAGGAGGGGAGCGGCAAGCAGAGGCTGCAGAGACAGGACTCGAGTGACCTGGAGGGCTCTGTGAAAGAGGGATCTGACAAACGCTCAGG GGAGAAGAGATCTACTATGGCAGAGATTGTAGAACAGGTCcaggagagagaggcagcaaAT GCACGAGGAGATCCTTATCGCCCTGGAAGCATCCTCTCAGCACCTGTGACTCGTTTTGACGGACGCCCTCGTGCGCGAGACCGCCCCAAACCGAGGAGGAGGCCCCGTCCAAAGGAACCTGAGGAGACACGACGTTCTCGCTCAGCTCCAGCCACCGGTGCCCCGACGACACCTCAGCCGCCTTCACACACTGCCCATAACGAAGGCTTCCTCTACCGCAAAAAAGCCACCACATCTGACCTTGAAGCTCAGCAGAGAAGCCCAAACAG cAAGTCCTGGGTGAACGTATATTGTGTGCTGAAAGAGGGACAGCTGACCTTCTACAAGGATGCTCGGAACCACACCACGACATACAATGAAGAGCCTCCTGTAGACCTTAGTAACTGCACATTCGATCCTTCAATGGgatacaagaagaagaagaatgtctTCATTCTTCA AATAAACGATGGAATCAACTTTGCATTCCATGCAAAAGATGAG GAGGACCTCAAGGCTTGGACTTCAAACATTACCACCTGCATAGCTGAGCATGAGGCCATGGGCACGTGGGACAAGCCGGGAACCTCGTCCATGGACCCCGACCACTcggagaggaaggagaagtcGGAGGGGGACGCAGACGCCAGGTCCGAGAGGTCCGAGCTCGCCGAAGGGGAGGAGAGGTCTGAGAAGGAGAGGTCAGAGAAAGGGGATGGCTCGGAAAAGTTAGACACGTCCGAAATTGCCGACAAAAATGAGGGCGGGGCAGGGGGCTCAAGCACGTCTGGAAAGAGCAAATGA
- the sptbn4a gene encoding spectrin beta chain, non-erythrocytic 4 isoform X1, whose protein sequence is MLMARDIARDEAQKLHRKWLKHQAFMAELARNKEWLAKIEQEGLELIQEKPELRLVVQQKLEEIRECWSDLESTTKAKARQLFENNKPEPAVKSYSDLDHQLSHLEQQPPQLEQAHHLPTFNEQLQKFQAMESQIGDFYKDVGELGSLQGVCLPQRGMMAGDRVGGDREASEQSGVVETRIVRLIEPLKERRRILLASKEMHQVAQDLEDEMMWIQERLPLASCKDYGNNLQVVQQHVKKNQTLQRELTGRRARVEEVLDRAGIIASLRTPEVEFVREGAAHVRQLWEVLQLETERRCVMLEATLQAQQYYSEAVKVESWLSGQKLQLVNEEKGTDEASTLQLLKAHLALEQTVETYAETVGMLSQQCQRLRELGHPERCGLTQRLTCTHKAAHIAQEKSDQITKQQCHIDRLYVSLKDMVEHRKTKLEQQYWLYQLNKDVEELEKWITERETVASSTDLGQDLEDVTVLQERFTKFSSETNSIGQQRMEQVNKMVNEMIDCGHSDAATIAEWKDGLNESWADLLELMETRRQMLTASHQLHKFFTDCKEVLAQIAGKMKQLPEVRACQANITNPATLQRLMHSFEHALQLLVAQVRQLQENAAQLRTIYAGEKAEAIMVKEQEVMEAWKELLRSCEASRVQVTSVTDKVQFFSVVRENLMWMEGIMGQIVWDDPRDLTALEVMMKQHQDLKAKVDGRSKTIQQCADLGKILIAAGNPASEEIKEKLDSLLAKQRDLVEKWDRHQERLQRKQEHFQFAQETVKAEAWLKAKEPLITSKEPEGGGAQAQTDEVEQLILRHEAFRKAAVTWKERFSSLRQLSAAEKKKEEEKKTTPLSSRRMFPLSCLTPSVPATSATSSFLRQTVQAHIEPKPLQTRLDLGATPSTQRLSSTLASYKPVINGSGYQGLEQHCSGKLVSSSYLGMNHQAAGGGSDSGFSALTSQSGGADTSTYLGINHHTSGSAESSGYFGLTTGCVGGTQNHLGSGRLGSSGNIAQQPSSGGMGSPGFLPQQNMGSSGYLGHQPNLGSTGYLAQQPNMGSTGYLAQQPNMGSTGYLAQQPNMGSTGYLAQQPNMGSTGYLAQQPNMGSSGYLAQQPNVVSSGYLAQNYQSSGGLGSSGFLAQNHYSSGSLGSSGYLVQSGGIMDPKMAYAWQHLKADFMQPRINHIHKAVNPLLEASRVQREQFGDIPMADMVGPESGLELLHGRLQRDPRGSRSDPQMDHLRREREYKLGRQTSSEQEIQARLNELPLIVRQERYRRRLERQSSSEQEGSGKQRLQRQDSSDLEGSVKEGSDKRSGEKRSTMAEIVEQVQEREAANARGDPYRPGSILSAPVTRFDGRPRARDRPKPRRRPRPKEPEETRRSRSAPATGAPTTPQPPSHTAHNEGFLYRKKATTSDLEAQQRSPNSKSWVNVYCVLKEGQLTFYKDARNHTTTYNEEPPVDLSNCTFDPSMGYKKKKNVFILQINDGINFAFHAKDEEDLKAWTSNITTCIAEHEAMGTWDKPGTSSMDPDHSERKEKSEGDADARSERSELAEGEERSEKERSEKGDGSEKLDTSEIADKNEGGAGGSSTSGKSK, encoded by the exons ATGCTGATGGCCCGAGACATAGCGCGGGACGAGGCTCAAAAGCTACACAGGAAGTGGCTGAAGCACCAGGCCTTTATGGCGGAACTGGCCCGCAATAAAGAATGGCTTGCCAAGATAGAACAG GAGGGTCTGGAGCTGATCCAGGAGAAGCCGGAGCTGCGTTTGGTCGTTCAGCAGAAGCTGGAGGAGATCAGAGAGTGCTGGAGCGACCTGGAGAGCACCACCAAGGCCAAGGCGCGCCAGCTCTTTGAAAACAACAAGCCCGAGCCGGCGGTGAAGAGCTACTCGGACTTGGACCACCAGCTCTCGCACCTGGAGCAGCAGCCCCCCCAGCTGGAGCAGGCACACCATCTGCCCACCTTCAATGAGCAACTCCAGAAATTCCAG GCTATGGAGTCTCAGATAGGGGACTTTTACAAGGATGTGGGAGAGCTGGGGAGCTTGCAAGGGGTCTGCCTACCCCAGCGAGGGATGATGGCAGGTGACAGGGTGGGCGGTGACAGGGAGGCCAGCGAGCAGTCAGGTGTGGTAGAGACCCGCATCGTCCGCCTCATTGAGCCCCTGAAGGAAAGACGCCGCATCCTGCTGGCTTCCAAGGAGATGCATCAAGTCGCCCAGGACCTGGAGGACGAGATG ATGTGGATTCAGGAGCGGCTTCCCTTGGCTTCCTGTAAGGATTATGGAAATAACCTCCAGGTTGTACAGCAGCATGTAAAAAAGAACCAG ACTCTCCAGAGGGAGCTGACGGGGCGACGCGCCCGTGTGGAGGAGGTTCTGGACCGGGCGGGGATAATTGCTTCGCTGAGGACTCCTGAGGTGGAGTTTGTGCGTGAAGGGGCGGCGCATGTGCGCCAGCTGTGGGAGGTTTTGCAgctggagacagagaggaggtgTGTGATGCTGGAGGCCACGCTGCAGGCTCAGCAGTACTACAGCGAGGCAGTCAAAGTGGAGTCCTGGCTGTCAGGTCAGAAGCTCCAGCTGGTCAATGAAGAGAAAGGCACG GACGAGGCAAGCACCCTGCAGCTGCTGAAGGCCCACCTGGCTCTTGAGCAAACGGTGGAAACATATGCAGAGACAGTAGGCATGCTATCCCAGCAATGCCAGCGTCTACGAGAACTCGGACACCCAGAAAGGTGTGGCCTGACCCAACGTCTCACGTGCACTCACAAAGCAGCACATATAGCCCaagaaaagag TGATCAGATCACCAAGCAGCAGTGCCACATAGACCGGCTGTATGTTTCTCTGAAGGACATGGTGGAGCACAGGAAGACCAAGTTAGAGCAGCAGTACTGGCTCTATCAGCTCAACAAGGACGTGGAAGAGTTAGAGAAGTGGATCACTGAGCGAGAGACGGTGGCCAGTTCCACTGACCTGGGCCAAGACCTCGAGGATGTCACG GTGCTTCAGGAGAGATTCACCAAGTTTTCCTCAGAAACCAACAGCATTGGCCAGCAGCGCATGGAGCAGGTGAATAAAATGGTTAACGAGATGATCGACTGCGGCCACTCGGACGCGGCCACCATCGCCGAGTGGAAGGACGGACTGAACGAGTCGTGGGCCGACCTCCTGGAGCTGATGGAGACGCGCAGGCAGATGCTGACAGCATCGCACCAGCTGCACAAGTTCTTCACTGACTGCAAAGAG GTCTTGGCTCAGATCGCAGGGAAGATGAAGCAGCTGCCAGAGGTGAGGGCGTGCCAAGCCAACATCACCAATCCAGCCACCCTGCAGAGACTCATGCACTCCTTTGAGCATGCCCTTCAACTGCTAGTTGCGCAG GTGAGGCAGCTGCAGGAGAACGCTGCCCAGTTGAGAACCATCTATGCTGGTGAGAAGGCGGAGGCCATCATGGTCAAAGAGCAGGAAGTGATGGAGGCCTGGAAGGAGCTGCTGAGGTCCTGTGAGGCCAGTCGCGTCCAGGTGACTTCAGTAACAGACAAGGTGCAGTTCTTCTCAGTGGTGCGTGAAAACCTGATGTGGATGGAAGGCATCATGGGGCAGATAGTATGGGATGACCCCAG GGATTTGACGGCTCTGGAAGTAATGATGAAACAACATCAGGATCTGAAAGCTAAAGTAGATGGCCGCAGCAAGACCATACAGCAGTGTGCAGATCTGGGCAAGATCCTTATAGCTGCAGGCAACCCTGCATCAGAGGAG ATAAAAGAGAAGCTGGACAGTCTCCTGGCTAAGCAAAGAGATcttgttgaaaaatgggacagaCACCAGGAAAGGTTACAGCGCA AGCAGGAACATTTCCAGTTTGCCCAGGAGACGGTAAAGGCGGAAGCCTGGCTGAAGGCCAAGGAGCCGCTGATCACCTCCAAGGAGccagagggaggaggggcccAGGCGCAAACAGACGAGGTTGAGCAACTCATCCTTCGCCACGAGGCCTTCCGCAAGGCTGCTGTAACCTGGAAAGAACGCTTCAGCTCTCTCCGCCAGCTTTCCGCA gctgagaagaaaaaagaggaggagaaaaagacaaCCCCACTCTCCAGCCGAAGGATGTTCCCATTATCATGTCTGACTCCCAGTGTTCCCGCAACAAGTGCTACCTCATCTTTCTTGAGGCAAACGGTACAGGCACATATAGAACCCAAACCCTTACAGACCAGGCTGGATCTGGGTGCCACCCCTTCAACCCAGAGGTTGTCCTCAACTCTAGCCAGCTACAAGCCAGTTATAAATGGATCAGGCTACCAAGGACTGGAACAGCATTGCAGTGGGAAGCTTGTGAGCTCCTCGTACCTTGGGATGAACCACCAGGCGGCCGGAGGTGGAAGTGATTCCGGTTTCTCGGCGCTGACCTCCCAAAGTGGTGGAGCAGACACTTCTACTTACCTTGGGATAAACCATCACACTTCTGGCAGTGCAGAGAGCTCTGGGTACTTTGGACTGACTACGGGGTGTGTGGGTGGTACGCAAAACCATCTAGGGAGTGGCAGGTTAGGAAGTTCAGGTAACATAGCTCAGCAGCCAAGCAGTGGAGGTATGGGAAGCCCTGGCTTTCTGCCTCAACAAAATATGGGCAGTTCTGGATACTTGGGACATCAACCTAATTTAGGAAGTACAGGATATTTGGCACAACAGCCTAATATGGGCAGCACTGGGTATTTGGCACAACAGCCTAATATGGGGAGCACTGGGTATTTGGCACAACAGCCTAATATGGGGAGCACTGGGTATTTGGCACAACAGCCTAATATGGGGAGCACTGGGTATTTAGCACAGCAGCCTAATATGGGGAGCTCTGGGTATTTAGCACAACAGCCTAATGTGGTGAGTTCTGGATACCTAGCGCAGAATTATCAGAGCAGTGGGGGATTGGGAAGCTCAGGCTTTCTGGCACAAAATCATTACAGCAGTGGAAGTCTGGGCAGTTCTGGATACCTGGTGCAGAGTGGTGGCATCATGGACCCTAAAATGGCGTATGCATGGCAGCACCTGAAAGCTGACTTTATGCAACCCAGGATCAACCACATCCACAAGGCTGTAAACCCCCTTCTAGAAGCCAGCAGAGTTCAGCGGGAACAGTTTGGGGACATCCCAATGGCAGACATGGTGGGGCCAGAGTCAGGGCTGGAGCTCCTCCACGGCCGTTTGCAGAGGGATCCCCGGGGCAGCCGCTCTGATCCTCAGATGGACCATCTCAGGCGAGAGAGGGAGTACAAGCTGGGTAGACAGACCTCAAGCGAACAAGAGATCCAGGCCAGGCTGAACGAACTGCCTCTGATTGTGCGTCAGGAGCGCTACCGGAGGCGCCTGGAGAGGCAGTCGTCCAGCGAACAGGAGGGGAGCGGCAAGCAGAGGCTGCAGAGACAGGACTCGAGTGACCTGGAGGGCTCTGTGAAAGAGGGATCTGACAAACGCTCAGG GGAGAAGAGATCTACTATGGCAGAGATTGTAGAACAGGTCcaggagagagaggcagcaaAT GCACGAGGAGATCCTTATCGCCCTGGAAGCATCCTCTCAGCACCTGTGACTCGTTTTGACGGACGCCCTCGTGCGCGAGACCGCCCCAAACCGAGGAGGAGGCCCCGTCCAAAGGAACCTGAGGAGACACGACGTTCTCGCTCAGCTCCAGCCACCGGTGCCCCGACGACACCTCAGCCGCCTTCACACACTGCCCATAACGAAGGCTTCCTCTACCGCAAAAAAGCCACCACATCTGACCTTGAAGCTCAGCAGAGAAGCCCAAACAG cAAGTCCTGGGTGAACGTATATTGTGTGCTGAAAGAGGGACAGCTGACCTTCTACAAGGATGCTCGGAACCACACCACGACATACAATGAAGAGCCTCCTGTAGACCTTAGTAACTGCACATTCGATCCTTCAATGGgatacaagaagaagaagaatgtctTCATTCTTCA AATAAACGATGGAATCAACTTTGCATTCCATGCAAAAGATGAG GAGGACCTCAAGGCTTGGACTTCAAACATTACCACCTGCATAGCTGAGCATGAGGCCATGGGCACGTGGGACAAGCCGGGAACCTCGTCCATGGACCCCGACCACTcggagaggaaggagaagtcGGAGGGGGACGCAGACGCCAGGTCCGAGAGGTCCGAGCTCGCCGAAGGGGAGGAGAGGTCTGAGAAGGAGAGGTCAGAGAAAGGGGATGGCTCGGAAAAGTTAGACACGTCCGAAATTGCCGACAAAAATGAGGGCGGGGCAGGGGGCTCAAGCACGTCTGGAAAGAGCAAATGA